The genome window TAAGATGCTTTATGTTCCTACTATGGAAGAGATACCTGAAAATATAAACGTTCAGCTTATTGTTGAGCTTTATTCTAAGTAATTATAAAAGTTTAAGATCTTATTATGAGCAATTACAGCATTCAGATGCCTGAAACTCTTAACGTTGTTGAAGACAGCGACAATTTTGGTACGTTTGTTCTTCAACCGCTTGAAAGAGGTTTTGGTGTAACAATAGGAAATTCTTTCCGACGAGTTCTGCTCTCTTCACTTCCGGGTATTGCTATCAACGCCGTTAAAATTAATGGTGTTGATCACGAATACTCAAGTATTAAAGGAGTGAAGGAAGATGTCTATGAAATCATCCTTAACTTTAAGGAAGTTCGATTCAAGCAAGTAGAGCAAAGTTCTGGTGTAATTCACATTTCTAAAAGTGGACAAGGTGAATTAACTGCGAAGGATATTGATGATGCTACTGCTGAGTACGATGTACTGAATCCGGACTTGGTAATAGCCAACCTTGCTGATGATGCTGAGTTGGAAATTGAACTTAAAGTAGGTCGTGGGCGAGGCTACGTTCCCGCTGAAGAGATGTCGGTAGAAGAGGAAGATGTAAATCTAATTCCTATCGATGCTATTTTCACACCTATTAAGTCAGTAAAGTATAATGTAGAAAACGTTCGTGTTGGTCAGCGTACTGATTACGAAAAGCTGGTAATGGATATTGAAACTGATGGATCCGTTAATGCAAAAGAAGCTCTTACCATTGCTGGTAAAATTCTTAAAGAGCATATCGAGAAATTCATCACTGAAGAAATCGAAGAGCCATTCACACAAGAAGAAGAAGAAGTTGATGCTGAGAAGCAGCGAGTTGCTAATCTGTTGAGAACAAGTATTGAAGATCTCAATCTTAGCGTTCGTGCTTATAACTGTCTTAAGT of Balneola sp. contains these proteins:
- a CDS encoding DNA-directed RNA polymerase subunit alpha, which gives rise to MSNYSIQMPETLNVVEDSDNFGTFVLQPLERGFGVTIGNSFRRVLLSSLPGIAINAVKINGVDHEYSSIKGVKEDVYEIILNFKEVRFKQVEQSSGVIHISKSGQGELTAKDIDDATAEYDVLNPDLVIANLADDAELEIELKVGRGRGYVPAEEMSVEEEDVNLIPIDAIFTPIKSVKYNVENVRVGQRTDYEKLVMDIETDGSVNAKEALTIAGKILKEHIEKFITEEIEEPFTQEEEEVDAEKQRVANLLRTSIEDLNLSVRAYNCLKSANINSIGELVSRDEQDLLKFRNFGKKSLSELVEVIEEKNLEFGMDVSKYLD